The nucleotide sequence CAGTCGATACGGAGTGAACGTGAAGCCATTGATCACAACACCAAGGTGATTGAAGACTCGACGATTGACCAGTGGCTCCCTGATGCTGAAATTGCAGATCAACAAGGGCAACGAGTTCAACAACATGTGGTCGATTGCAATCAAACCTGGCTTGCAGACAGTGATTCGTTGGCATTCACGTCCGTTTCAAGTGTCGATACCACAGGTTCAACCTTGACCCTTCATCCTGGAGCAGCCGTAAATGGATATGGTGATCGCATCTATAGCTCATCATCTCGTCTGATTTCCTGGCAACAACCATGGAGTAGCCCTCAAGAGTCTGTTGCGCACCTGGTCAGCTTCGATATCAGTACGCCAGATCACATTCGGGTTAAAGCAACAGGATCGGTCAAAGGGCAGATTGATACAACATGGGCGCTGGATGAGCAAGATGGCATTGTGCGCACCGCGTCCACGTTTGAAGATGGCGGGAAGCAAGTAAGTCGAGCCACCATATTGCAAGAACAGGGAGATGCCTTAGTTCCCGTTGGGCAGCTTGATAACCTCGGTCGAGACGAAGAAATTAAATCGGTTCGCTGGTTGACTCCTGAACTAGGTGTTGTCGTGACGTTTAAACAAACTGATCCGGTGTACACGATTGATACCCGTGATCCGAGCTCTCCAAAGGTGGCGGGGGAACTCAAGATTCCGGGGTATAGTGCCTATCTCCACCCCGTAGGCGACCATCAACTTCTCGGGATTGGCCAACAAGCTGACCCTGAAACTGGCCAAACAAAGGGATTTAAATACAGCTTGTTTGATATTCGGGATGTCGCCAACCCCAAGGAGTTAGATGTTCGTGAGTTCAGTGGTGGTAGTTCGAATGCGGAATACGATCACCACGGCTTCACCTGGTTTAACGACAAGGGATACACGGTTATTGGTGGATACAACTTGGCTGAGCACGGGCCAGAGGAAACAGCCAAACAATCGTTACTTGTCTCAGGTATCAAGACAGATGACGGGAAATTAGTTGAGCTTGGTCGTGGTGAGCTACGAACGGAATATGGGTATGAGGGGGCTCAGACGATGGTTATCGGGGAAAAGCTCTTTGTCGTTAGTCGCACGGTAATTGGTAAGTATGATGCGAA is from Stomatohabitans albus and encodes:
- a CDS encoding beta-propeller domain-containing protein, whose translation is MNRIAAALLSLVTLTACTGPDPINTTLTPQPSDEGSARSERSEPAVSPSSPRLRLNAIDHDVKSLTYTKPQSCDDLLATLKTHGTKNVTAYGFNDGIFPVQDIGIGKPATGQNEPSRGDEQAAVADSVAGSAQAAGPDNHSDTNIQEEGVGEFTTSLTNGKIIATVRPHDGLFSRSDRIQLIDPETLEDLATLDLPKELSGGEIKLAFADSSTLLAISNVPSYAASRVVLARLDVQDPKHPTVTSSLRLNGYLSGARLIDGQVIIAATSTPHGLAFKTPEDQSIRSEREAIDHNTKVIEDSTIDQWLPDAEIADQQGQRVQQHVVDCNQTWLADSDSLAFTSVSSVDTTGSTLTLHPGAAVNGYGDRIYSSSSRLISWQQPWSSPQESVAHLVSFDISTPDHIRVKATGSVKGQIDTTWALDEQDGIVRTASTFEDGGKQVSRATILQEQGDALVPVGQLDNLGRDEEIKSVRWLTPELGVVVTFKQTDPVYTIDTRDPSSPKVAGELKIPGYSAYLHPVGDHQLLGIGQQADPETGQTKGFKYSLFDIRDVANPKELDVREFSGGSSNAEYDHHGFTWFNDKGYTVIGGYNLAEHGPEETAKQSLLVSGIKTDDGKLVELGRGELRTEYGYEGAQTMVIGEKLFVVSRTVIGKYDANSVAQERQRELAQN